CGAGTTCGGCGTAGGAGAGCTCGGCGAGCCGGTCGGCGGTGAGGGCCGTGCGGTCGAGGCGGGCGTCGGCGGCGAGGGTGGCGGAGAGTTCGCGGATGAGGTGGCCGAGAGTGGCGCCGTCGAGCCGGAGGAGGCTCCGGGCGCGGACCAGGAAGTCGAGGGGGTCGGTCATGGGCCGGCCCTCGTGGGCGATCGAGTCGGCGGCGACCCGCCAGCCGCCGTAGGCGCCGCGGCGGGCACGGAAGGTGAGTGTGGTGCCGTCGTCGAGCCGGAGTGCGTGGTGGTCGGGCTCGCCGTCGTCGGCCGGGACGGGTTCGACGATCTCCTCGTAGGCGAACTCGGCGAGTGCCTTGGCGAGGAGGCGGGAGGAGACCCGGGTCCAGGTGTCGGAGGTCAGCTCGGGGGGCGCGAGCAGTTCGGGTTCCGGGGTGGTGGCGAGGGGCGTGGCGGGCTGTGCGGAGTCGTGGGGTGCAGGGGACGTCGACACGAGGACTCCTCGGGGTGGGAACCGCTGTGGGTCGAGCGGTGTATGTAAGGCAGAGGGGTGTTCACAGGGCGTGACGCAGGGAGCGGTCGCGGATCATGAGCGCGGCTCGTTTGTCGGGGAGGTCGAGTTCCGCCGCGTAGCGGAAGCCGGCTCCGAGGAAGGCCGAGACGGAAGGAGTGTTGCGGATGTCGGGTTCGGCGACGACCCGGGTGCATCGGGGGCGGTGGTCGAGGACGAGCTCGGCGACGGCGTGCAGGAGGGCCGTGCCGACACCCCGGCCTCGGTCGGTGACGCCTCCGACGAGGAGATGGATACCGGTGTCGTGGGGGCGGGCCGGATAGTGCCGGGCGAGCGGGTCGAGGTCGGCGCGGTAGAGCTCGAAGTAGCTCATGGGCACGTCGTCGAGGACGCCTAGGCAGGGGACGCTCCGGCCGTCGCCCTGGAGCTGGGCGCGGAGGTGCTCGGCGGTCACGGTCTCGGGGCCGGCGAGTTCCCAGAAGGCGGCGACCGCTGGGTCGTTCATCCACCGGGTGAGGAGTGGCAGGTCGCGGTCGAGGTGTACGGGGAGGAGCTGGAAGGCGCCGAATCGGGTGGTGGCCGGTTCCCAGTCGGCGACGGAGTCGAGGAGGTCTCCGCCGGAGGAGCCGCCGCCCGGGACGGCGGGTGTCGGGGCGGATGACGGGGCGGATGACGGGGCTCCGGCGGCGAGGAGGGCGACGAGGTCGTCGACCCTGAGGTCGAGGGTGTCGTCCCCGGGCGGTTCTACCGGGGGTCTGGTGGGTGGCACGGTGTCGCTCTCCTCTCGGCGGTGCGCTCGGGGCGTGGGTGCTCCGGCGACGGGTTCAGGTGCGGAGGGGGTTGGTGACGGTGACGTAGACGGACTGGGTGTCGACCGGCCCGACGAGTTCGTCGAGGCCGTGCAGGCGGGTGAGGAGGTTGGCCTTGCTGCGCAGGGTCGCGGCCTCCAGGAGCCGGTGCGGAAGGGGTGAGCCCAGGCTCGTGGCGGAGGTGAGGAAGCTGCGGAGGGCGGCGAGGAGGACGCGCTCGTCGGCGAGGTACTGGGCGCCGAAGGCGCCGATCAGACCGAGGATGTTGTTGATGCCGAGGTAGTAGGCGAAGCGCTCGTCGGTGACCTGGTCGGAGACGAAGGTGTCGCTGTGGGCGCCGATGCCGGGCAGCCGGTTCTCCAGCTCGCCGCGGTGGGATTCGCGGAAGTAGTAGCCCTGGTTGTCGCGGTAGCGGCCGCCGACGGGCCAGCCTTCGGGGTCCAGGAGCACCAGGGTGTTCTGCTGGTGGGCCTCCAGAGCGATGCCGGCGTGTCCGTCGAGCCAGAGGATGGGCCGGACGACCTGGTCGAGGTAGCGCAGGAACCACTCGGCGGCGACGGCCGTGGTGGGGCGGCCGGTGCGGGCGGAAAGCCTGCCGATGACGTCGGCGAGCCGGGAGCGCATGGTGGTGGCCCCGGGCCAGGGGCGGGGGGTGGTGAGGGAGGCGATGCAGACGGCGTCGTCGCCGGACCCGAAGGGGTTGTGGCGGATCATGACGTCGAGTCCGGGGACGGGGGTGCCGTCCGCCGTGTCCACGGCGAGCCAGGCGGGGTCGCGGACGATGTCGAAGCCGGGGTGGGCCGCCTGCCACTCGTCGACGAGGCCGGTGCGCAGGAGCCGGTGGACCTCGACGCCGCGGTGGAGTTCCTTGCGGAGGTTCTCGCGGCGGGAGTTGGTGATGCGCAGGCCGAGGGAGAGCTTGAGCATCGCCCGTGCGCCGGGGCGGTGGACGGTGCGGACGGACGAGGTGGGGTGCCAGGGGCTGCCGTGGAGACCGAGGTCGTGGAGGAGGCCGGCGTCGAGGAGTTCGCGGACCTCGGGGCGGTGCAGGAGTTCGCGGGCCTGCCAGGGGTGCAGGGGCAGGGGTGCGGTGCCGGCGGGGAGGGTGAGCCCCTCGGCGAGGCCGGAGGTGAGCTGTTCCGCGGTGACGTGGCGGCCCTGCTCGGTCCAGGCGGAGTCGGCGGCCAGGACCGTGGGGTCGAC
The sequence above is a segment of the Streptomyces sp. NBC_01255 genome. Coding sequences within it:
- a CDS encoding GNAT family N-acetyltransferase, whose product is MPPTRPPVEPPGDDTLDLRVDDLVALLAAGAPSSAPSSAPTPAVPGGGSSGGDLLDSVADWEPATTRFGAFQLLPVHLDRDLPLLTRWMNDPAVAAFWELAGPETVTAEHLRAQLQGDGRSVPCLGVLDDVPMSYFELYRADLDPLARHYPARPHDTGIHLLVGGVTDRGRGVGTALLHAVAELVLDHRPRCTRVVAEPDIRNTPSVSAFLGAGFRYAAELDLPDKRAALMIRDRSLRHAL
- a CDS encoding IucA/IucC family protein, which codes for MNATPTSQATETAAPVAVEEPTVPRQHAGPYDPRPTRPAAAGATAPDPLDDPDPQRAADVATIENLLRCWIREKNLPAPDSTTLRVPLDASGTALLVPVRYWSATGWHRFGAPSLEGLPASAPTVDAVTVAALLSRETGRPEGTELVGRVADSARRTADFLTERRRSPHPHPDADLFLAAEQALLLGHPLHPTPKSREGLSEAEARLYSPELHGSFPLHWVAVDPTVLAADSAWTEQGRHVTAEQLTSGLAEGLTLPAGTAPLPLHPWQARELLHRPEVRELLDAGLLHDLGLHGSPWHPTSSVRTVHRPGARAMLKLSLGLRITNSRRENLRKELHRGVEVHRLLRTGLVDEWQAAHPGFDIVRDPAWLAVDTADGTPVPGLDVMIRHNPFGSGDDAVCIASLTTPRPWPGATTMRSRLADVIGRLSARTGRPTTAVAAEWFLRYLDQVVRPILWLDGHAGIALEAHQQNTLVLLDPEGWPVGGRYRDNQGYYFRESHRGELENRLPGIGAHSDTFVSDQVTDERFAYYLGINNILGLIGAFGAQYLADERVLLAALRSFLTSATSLGSPLPHRLLEAATLRSKANLLTRLHGLDELVGPVDTQSVYVTVTNPLRT